A single genomic interval of Spirosoma linguale DSM 74 harbors:
- a CDS encoding monooxygenase FAD-binding protein (PFAM: monooxygenase FAD-binding; FAD dependent oxidoreductase~KEGG: ppu:PP_3199 hypothetical protein), which yields MSTQTKTKRVLIVGGGIAGLSLAIGLSQRGIEAEIVELKEEWTVYGVGIIIQSNVIRAMHQLGILDKFLDQAYPFENSIVYLPNGHKIVHPSARLAGPEYPPNCGIARIALHKVLVSTVLAAGVPVRLGVTLASYTETETGVLVSFTDGTTGEYDVVVGADGTFSKVRSLVFPDVKPHFTGQAVWRYNFRRQVEDLTNYIGPKGLAAGLCPLSDELMYMYVTSFEPDRPRYEENELAEQMRIRLDGFTGPVAALKEQITDGAGVVYRPMQVVFIPEKWHKGRVILIGDAAHSTTPHMGQGAGISVEDALVLADELSKDAPLEAKFEQFMRRRYERCKAVCERSEQIGKWEMTGVVDGDRHALVGRTLQELAQPI from the coding sequence ATGTCTACTCAAACGAAAACCAAGCGCGTCCTGATTGTGGGCGGTGGTATTGCCGGTCTATCGCTCGCCATTGGCCTGAGTCAGCGCGGTATTGAGGCCGAGATTGTTGAACTCAAAGAAGAATGGACCGTTTATGGCGTGGGCATCATTATCCAAAGCAACGTAATCCGGGCCATGCACCAGTTGGGTATCCTCGACAAATTTCTGGATCAGGCCTACCCTTTCGAGAATTCAATCGTTTACCTGCCCAACGGTCATAAAATTGTACATCCAAGTGCGCGGCTGGCTGGCCCCGAATACCCACCCAACTGCGGAATTGCCCGAATTGCGCTGCATAAAGTGCTGGTGTCGACCGTGCTGGCGGCTGGTGTTCCCGTTCGGCTGGGGGTGACGCTTGCTAGTTATACCGAAACCGAAACGGGTGTGTTGGTCAGTTTTACCGATGGAACAACGGGTGAGTACGATGTTGTCGTGGGGGCTGATGGTACGTTTTCCAAAGTACGTTCGCTGGTATTTCCCGATGTCAAACCTCATTTCACCGGTCAGGCCGTCTGGCGGTATAACTTCAGGCGGCAGGTAGAAGATTTAACGAACTATATCGGTCCCAAAGGACTGGCGGCTGGTCTTTGTCCGCTTTCCGATGAGCTGATGTACATGTACGTTACCTCGTTTGAACCGGATAGACCCCGCTACGAAGAAAACGAACTGGCCGAACAGATGCGCATTCGGCTGGACGGTTTCACGGGACCCGTGGCAGCGCTGAAAGAGCAAATCACCGATGGTGCAGGCGTGGTTTACCGTCCAATGCAGGTCGTGTTTATCCCTGAGAAATGGCACAAAGGTCGGGTGATTCTGATTGGCGATGCGGCCCACTCGACCACGCCCCACATGGGGCAGGGAGCTGGTATTTCGGTAGAAGACGCGTTGGTTCTGGCCGACGAACTAAGCAAAGACGCCCCGCTGGAAGCCAAATTCGAGCAATTCATGCGCCGTCGCTACGAGCGTTGCAAGGCCGTTTGCGAGCGTTCCGA
- a CDS encoding malonate transporter, MadL subunit (TIGRFAM: malonate transporter, MadL subunit~PFAM: malonate transporter MadL subunit~KEGG: ppw:PputW619_2876 malonate transporter, MadL subunit), with protein MIIYGVAILAFCYVTGQLAGELLGRLIGVDANVGGVGFAMLLLIFLNDWFTKKGVSDKLTDRGIEFWSQMYIPIVVAMSAVQNVKVAVSSGSLALVAGIVPVLICLSVIPLLAKFAKSQPVDQHGHYNSVS; from the coding sequence ATGATCATTTACGGTGTAGCCATTCTGGCCTTTTGTTACGTAACCGGTCAACTGGCCGGTGAACTTCTCGGCCGACTGATTGGCGTCGATGCCAATGTGGGCGGGGTTGGCTTTGCCATGTTGCTCCTTATTTTTCTGAATGACTGGTTTACCAAAAAGGGGGTTTCCGACAAACTCACCGACCGGGGCATTGAGTTTTGGAGCCAGATGTACATCCCGATTGTGGTGGCGATGTCGGCGGTTCAAAATGTAAAAGTGGCCGTTTCCAGCGGCTCCCTGGCACTCGTAGCCGGTATCGTTCCGGTGCTGATTTGCCTGTCTGTAATTCCGCTTCTTGCCAAATTTGCCAAATCTCAACCCGTCGACCAGCATGGACATTATAACTCGGTTTCTTGA
- a CDS encoding malonate transporter, MadM subunit (TIGRFAM: malonate transporter, MadM subunit~PFAM: Malonate/sodium symporter MadM subunit-like~KEGG: pna:Pnap_0953 malonate/sodium symporter MadM subunit) gives MDIITRFLEKNGLVVAFLTVGFMMYASAIISNKLTNKKIPASAIAIIMGLILAYVGGIYSGGEKGIADVKVFSGFGLMGGAMFRDFAIVSTGMGASFVVMKRTGWIGALSLFLGIVLSFIGGVIVALFWGYTDAISLTTIGAGACTYIVGPVTGAAIGASSDVVALSIAAGVVKAVFVTIGTPFVARFIGLNNPQTAMVYGGLMGTTSGVSAGLAATDPKLVPYGALTATFYTGLGCLACPSVLYLLMRVVF, from the coding sequence ATGGACATTATAACTCGGTTTCTTGAAAAAAATGGCCTGGTCGTCGCTTTTCTGACCGTGGGATTTATGATGTATGCATCGGCCATCATTTCCAACAAGCTGACCAACAAAAAAATACCAGCTTCGGCTATTGCCATTATCATGGGCCTGATACTGGCTTACGTGGGGGGCATTTATTCGGGAGGTGAAAAAGGCATTGCCGATGTGAAAGTCTTCTCGGGTTTCGGGCTGATGGGCGGGGCCATGTTCCGCGATTTCGCCATCGTCTCGACCGGTATGGGTGCCAGCTTTGTCGTCATGAAGCGTACGGGCTGGATTGGCGCATTGTCGTTGTTCCTGGGTATTGTGCTTTCGTTCATCGGGGGCGTTATTGTGGCGCTTTTCTGGGGCTATACCGATGCCATTAGCCTGACTACTATTGGAGCGGGAGCCTGTACGTATATTGTTGGGCCGGTAACGGGCGCTGCCATTGGAGCCAGTTCCGATGTGGTTGCGCTGAGCATTGCTGCCGGTGTCGTGAAAGCGGTTTTTGTGACCATCGGCACACCGTTTGTAGCTCGGTTTATTGGCCTTAACAATCCACAAACGGCCATGGTGTACGGTGGACTCATGGGAACCACCAGTGGTGTATCGGCGGGTCTGGCCGCTACGGACCCCAAGCTAGTGCCTTATGGGGCGTTGACAGCTACTTTCTATACCGGCTTGGGCTGTCTGGCGTGTCCATCGGTGCTGTATTTGCTGATGCGGGTAGTTTTCTGA
- a CDS encoding hypothetical protein (KEGG: azo:azo2426 putative TRAP-type C4- dicarboxylate transport system, large permease) has protein sequence MKAFIKDNAIKSTVANMIIGAIIPSLVLLSDSVVQVKGPTPNLLSVLLPGVFMAAFMTTIITFGVMTSQRKNGQLTPALAPSTSWIVPALLNGVAIGLLFALPALLILKGIKMVMANEPLPKLSVILISALIGALTGFLASFVAVKRAIKLQSTSV, from the coding sequence ATGAAAGCATTTATTAAAGACAACGCGATCAAATCAACGGTCGCGAACATGATTATTGGCGCGATAATACCTTCGCTGGTTTTGCTCTCAGATTCAGTTGTGCAGGTGAAGGGGCCAACGCCCAACCTCCTGTCTGTTCTATTGCCGGGCGTATTTATGGCCGCGTTTATGACCACGATCATCACCTTTGGCGTGATGACCAGCCAACGTAAAAACGGGCAACTCACACCCGCCCTGGCCCCGTCGACGAGCTGGATCGTTCCGGCTCTGCTGAACGGTGTGGCCATTGGCCTACTCTTTGCCCTGCCCGCTTTACTGATCTTGAAAGGCATAAAAATGGTCATGGCGAATGAGCCTCTTCCCAAGCTATCCGTCATCCTGATCTCGGCCCTGATTGGGGCGCTAACCGGTTTCCTGGCCTCGTTTGTGGCGGTGAAACGGGCTATCAAACTACAATCAACTTCTGTATAA
- a CDS encoding conserved hypothetical protein (KEGG: bbt:BBta_1933 hypothetical protein), with product MWHYYPEHYMFSYQLNRALTQSHFGGGEFFECIEAASRITAGDFKSFNESWSRAGHEALAVAEKAEAAGHIVTARQAYLRASNYLRTSEFFLKPTDPRKVPGYLQSVHAFQKGAALLRNPPQIVSVPFEGSEMTGYFLQPANADANSPLMIMFGGLDSTAEELYFGPWQKLEERGISLLVLDGPGQGGSLRLRNMLTRYDYEVPATVAFDWALANLPVDPNRIGIMAVSMGGYMAARSAAFESRFKVCCIWGAVWSYYDIWKNRPDNHPLAGVMMHITGSTDMDEAREKLRNFTLEGVADKISMPTYISHGEDDRQNTVENAYKLYEALTCEKAMNIVSKEGTGSAHCHIDNFTKADPMFDWLEEKMGTIAVAAGSSEKNQATA from the coding sequence ATGTGGCATTATTATCCGGAGCACTACATGTTCTCCTACCAGCTTAACCGGGCACTTACGCAAAGTCATTTCGGGGGCGGTGAATTTTTTGAATGCATCGAAGCCGCCAGCCGAATTACCGCCGGTGATTTCAAAAGTTTTAACGAAAGCTGGTCGCGGGCCGGGCACGAAGCCCTGGCCGTAGCCGAAAAAGCTGAAGCTGCCGGGCATATCGTAACGGCAAGGCAGGCATACCTCCGGGCATCCAATTACCTGCGGACATCGGAGTTTTTTCTTAAACCGACCGACCCTCGTAAGGTACCGGGCTATCTGCAATCGGTCCATGCGTTTCAGAAAGGCGCTGCCCTGCTTCGGAATCCGCCCCAAATTGTCAGCGTGCCCTTTGAAGGGTCGGAGATGACGGGCTATTTTCTACAGCCTGCCAACGCGGACGCCAACAGCCCACTGATGATTATGTTCGGGGGGCTGGACTCGACTGCTGAAGAACTCTATTTCGGTCCCTGGCAGAAACTCGAAGAGCGGGGCATTTCGCTGCTCGTGCTCGATGGGCCGGGACAGGGTGGTTCGCTGCGGCTGCGCAACATGCTGACTCGTTACGATTACGAAGTACCCGCCACCGTTGCCTTCGACTGGGCACTGGCTAACCTACCCGTCGACCCGAATCGAATTGGCATCATGGCCGTTTCGATGGGTGGCTACATGGCGGCCCGGTCGGCTGCGTTCGAGTCCCGATTTAAGGTTTGCTGCATCTGGGGAGCGGTCTGGAGTTATTACGACATCTGGAAAAACCGCCCCGACAACCACCCGCTGGCGGGCGTCATGATGCACATCACCGGCTCGACCGATATGGACGAAGCCCGCGAAAAACTCCGGAATTTCACGCTGGAAGGCGTTGCCGACAAAATCAGTATGCCCACCTACATCTCACACGGCGAAGACGACCGGCAGAACACCGTCGAGAACGCCTACAAGCTGTACGAAGCCCTGACCTGCGAGAAAGCCATGAATATTGTGTCGAAGGAAGGAACTGGTTCGGCACACTGCCACATCGACAACTTCACCAAAGCTGACCCCATGTTCGACTGGCTGGAAGAGAAGATGGGCACTATCGCTGTCGCAGCTGGTAGTAGTGAAAAAAATCAGGCCACGGCATAA
- a CDS encoding transcriptional regulator, AraC family (PFAM: helix-turn-helix- domain containing protein AraC type~SMART: Helix-turn-helix, AraC domain~KEGG: abb:ABBFA_000249 regulatory protein) yields MEKPSRTHPVPILTPPDLDKHHFDPDLGWMPTLLSDYHLFHFNRVETYRSHLTFPLSPHRKTVFDFIFLTKGHSIRTKGLDTYEFSANSFFFLPAYQITAHEWMSEDAEGFFCHFDAQIIQKNFSKPDFSAEFPFLQFVGDPIVRTDDDFSSTIHPTLLKLEAEYDQDKPFKLDVVSFCLLSLFTELKRYSHTQIKVRDNSASRITQQYKLALGQHIYQKQSITDYADLLAISPNHLNKCVKNATGKSAQDLLNDMILLEAKVLLRQKDLPVSEIAFKLTRQNPSDFTRFFKAKTGITPKEYKRMD; encoded by the coding sequence ATGGAAAAGCCATCAAGAACCCACCCCGTCCCCATACTAACCCCGCCCGATCTCGATAAGCATCATTTCGATCCTGATCTGGGCTGGATGCCTACCTTGCTGAGTGATTATCATCTGTTTCACTTCAACCGAGTCGAGACGTACCGGAGCCATCTGACCTTTCCATTGTCGCCCCACCGCAAAACGGTATTTGACTTTATCTTCCTGACCAAAGGCCATTCCATTCGCACAAAGGGGCTTGATACCTACGAATTTTCGGCCAACAGCTTTTTCTTCCTGCCTGCCTACCAGATTACGGCTCATGAGTGGATGAGTGAAGATGCCGAAGGCTTTTTCTGCCACTTCGATGCCCAGATTATTCAGAAGAATTTCAGCAAGCCTGATTTCTCGGCTGAGTTTCCGTTTCTTCAGTTCGTAGGCGACCCCATCGTTCGGACTGATGACGATTTTTCATCGACCATTCACCCTACCTTATTAAAGCTGGAAGCCGAATATGATCAGGATAAACCCTTTAAGCTTGATGTAGTCAGCTTCTGCCTGCTCAGTCTATTTACAGAACTTAAACGCTATTCTCACACGCAGATAAAAGTTCGGGACAACTCGGCTTCGCGTATTACTCAGCAGTATAAGCTTGCCCTTGGTCAGCATATATACCAGAAACAAAGTATAACGGACTACGCCGATTTGCTGGCTATCTCGCCCAATCACCTCAACAAGTGCGTGAAAAACGCTACCGGAAAATCAGCTCAGGATTTACTCAACGACATGATTTTACTGGAAGCTAAAGTGTTGCTCAGGCAAAAAGACCTGCCTGTCAGCGAAATAGCCTTTAAACTAACCCGGCAGAATCCCAGCGATTTCACCCGCTTCTTCAAAGCCAAAACAGGTATAACCCCCAAAGAATACAAGAGAATGGATTGA
- a CDS encoding XisH protein (PFAM: XisH protein) gives MAKDIFHEAVKVALQKEGWTITHDPLMLEAFGTQIYVDLGAEQVIAAQRNTELIAVEIKSFLGNSYVYDFYQALGQYVAYLRALKLSEPERTLILAVPLKAYKGFFTKPDVQASLRDFNLNILVYDNKKEIIVHWFYV, from the coding sequence ATGGCAAAAGACATTTTTCACGAAGCCGTCAAAGTAGCGTTGCAGAAAGAAGGCTGGACGATTACGCACGATCCATTGATGCTGGAAGCATTCGGCACGCAGATCTATGTTGATCTAGGTGCTGAGCAAGTCATTGCTGCTCAACGGAATACCGAGTTGATTGCCGTTGAGATAAAAAGTTTTCTGGGCAATTCTTATGTGTACGATTTTTATCAGGCCTTGGGGCAATACGTAGCTTACCTACGCGCCCTAAAACTCAGTGAGCCAGAACGAACATTAATTTTAGCTGTTCCGTTGAAAGCGTACAAAGGGTTCTTTACTAAGCCCGACGTACAAGCATCGCTCCGTGATTTCAACCTGAACATATTGGTTTACGACAACAAAAAAGAAATCATAGTCCATTGGTTTTACGTTTAA
- a CDS encoding AMP-dependent synthetase and ligase (PFAM: AMP-dependent synthetase and ligase~KEGG: sfu:Sfum_0297 AMP-dependent synthetase and ligase), whose protein sequence is MQLVHNATQNVDLTAIVSDGKSYSYQQLLDSSGAFASLLLNGATDLNEARVAFMVAPGFDYVKVQWGIWRAGGVAVPLALSYPLPSLRYVIEDTGARIVVVDQTFGTLLAPLAAEKGCRLIILGEEGNTVIDKPLPELTPERRAMILYTSGTTNLPKGVVTTHANLEAQISTLVEVWQWSSSDHTLCVLPLHHVHGIINVICCALWSGATVEFMPNFSAEGVFNTFQQGHINVFMAVPTIYFKLIAYWESLPVDQRHQITETLAKFRLMVSGSAALPVSVMEKWKTVSGHTLLERYGMTEIGMGISNPYDGERRVGYIGKPLPGVGVRLVDENNAEVADGQPGEIQIKGATVFLEYWNRPEATQKAFTEDGWFQTGDIAVVEDGYYRMLGRDSIDIIKSGGYKISALEIEEVLRTHSAISDCSVVGIPNEEWGELVAAVVILTDKMVSPEHISSWLRERMPAYKVPRQYRVADDLPRNAMGKVTKNDLKPLFNVQ, encoded by the coding sequence ATGCAACTTGTCCATAATGCCACGCAGAACGTTGACTTAACGGCCATCGTTTCTGACGGTAAATCCTACTCGTATCAGCAGTTACTCGACTCATCCGGCGCTTTTGCTTCGCTCTTGCTAAACGGCGCTACCGATCTTAACGAAGCCCGTGTCGCCTTCATGGTTGCGCCAGGTTTCGATTATGTAAAAGTGCAATGGGGCATCTGGCGGGCTGGGGGCGTAGCGGTACCGCTGGCACTATCGTATCCATTGCCGTCGCTGCGTTACGTCATTGAAGATACGGGTGCCCGGATCGTCGTGGTCGATCAAACCTTTGGGACGCTGCTGGCTCCTCTGGCAGCCGAAAAAGGCTGTCGATTGATTATTTTAGGTGAAGAAGGGAATACTGTCATTGATAAACCACTGCCCGAATTGACCCCCGAACGCCGGGCGATGATTCTGTATACGAGTGGTACCACCAACCTGCCCAAAGGGGTTGTCACAACCCACGCCAACCTCGAAGCGCAGATTTCGACGCTGGTAGAGGTCTGGCAATGGTCGTCCAGCGATCATACATTATGCGTGTTGCCACTCCACCACGTACATGGCATCATCAACGTAATTTGCTGTGCGCTTTGGTCGGGTGCCACCGTTGAGTTCATGCCTAACTTCTCGGCCGAAGGTGTTTTTAACACGTTTCAGCAAGGGCATATCAATGTCTTCATGGCCGTGCCGACGATCTATTTCAAGCTCATCGCTTACTGGGAAAGCTTGCCCGTCGATCAGCGGCATCAGATCACCGAAACCCTTGCCAAATTCCGGCTTATGGTGTCGGGCTCGGCAGCTTTGCCGGTGTCGGTAATGGAGAAATGGAAAACGGTGAGCGGCCACACGCTGCTCGAACGTTACGGCATGACCGAAATCGGGATGGGCATCAGCAATCCCTACGACGGTGAACGACGGGTAGGGTATATTGGCAAACCCCTGCCGGGAGTTGGCGTTCGGTTGGTGGATGAGAACAATGCCGAAGTCGCCGATGGACAACCAGGCGAGATCCAGATAAAAGGCGCGACCGTTTTTCTGGAATACTGGAACCGCCCCGAAGCGACGCAAAAAGCCTTTACCGAAGATGGCTGGTTCCAAACGGGCGATATTGCCGTGGTCGAAGACGGCTACTACCGCATGTTGGGCCGCGATTCCATCGACATCATTAAATCCGGCGGCTACAAGATTTCAGCCCTCGAAATCGAAGAAGTACTGCGGACGCACTCCGCTATCAGCGATTGCAGTGTAGTCGGCATTCCCAACGAAGAATGGGGAGAATTAGTGGCGGCTGTAGTTATCCTGACCGATAAAATGGTGTCGCCGGAGCATATCAGCAGCTGGCTGCGCGAACGAATGCCTGCCTACAAAGTGCCCCGACAATATCGCGTAGCCGACGATCTGCCCCGTAACGCAATGGGTAAAGTTACCAAGAACGACCTCAAGCCGTTGTTTAATGTACAATGA
- a CDS encoding fumarylacetoacetate (FAA) hydrolase (PFAM: fumarylacetoacetate (FAA) hydrolase~KEGG: bbt:BBta_2632 putative fumarylacetoacetate (FAA) hydrolase), which produces MKLVTFKTTAGEQKTGLLTETGIVDLAKASNGQLPSDMLTLIDQYEHCAPILNGLLDARPDYELAEVTLLAPLPNPRSFRDYVAFEQHMLNAGKTFGHAVAPVWYEMPIFYFTNHQAISGTGQAIARPPLCRKLDYELEMACIIGKQGADIKAEDADDYIFGYTIFNDWSARDIQGKEMGVPLGPHKGKDFANTIGPCIVTKDELNRYRTINDRFDLRMTSKINGQLICDGNFKTIHYTFGQMIERASENGVTLYPGDILGSGTVGWGSLIETNFTAHRPLEPGDEVEFEIEGIGILKNMVI; this is translated from the coding sequence ATGAAACTTGTAACGTTCAAAACCACCGCCGGGGAACAAAAGACCGGTTTGCTTACGGAAACCGGCATTGTTGACCTGGCTAAAGCCAGCAATGGACAACTGCCCAGCGATATGCTAACGCTTATCGACCAGTATGAACACTGTGCCCCAATCCTGAATGGATTACTGGATGCCCGGCCGGATTACGAACTGGCGGAGGTAACACTGCTGGCTCCGCTGCCCAACCCGCGCTCTTTCCGGGATTATGTAGCCTTTGAACAGCACATGCTCAATGCCGGTAAAACGTTCGGTCATGCGGTAGCCCCGGTCTGGTACGAGATGCCCATTTTCTATTTCACCAACCACCAGGCCATTTCAGGCACAGGTCAGGCTATTGCCCGGCCACCCTTGTGCCGAAAGCTGGATTATGAGCTGGAGATGGCCTGCATCATCGGTAAACAAGGCGCAGATATTAAAGCCGAAGACGCCGATGACTATATTTTTGGCTATACCATTTTCAACGACTGGTCGGCTCGCGACATTCAGGGGAAAGAGATGGGTGTGCCGCTGGGACCGCATAAAGGCAAAGATTTCGCCAATACCATCGGGCCTTGTATCGTCACCAAAGACGAACTGAACCGGTACCGAACCATCAACGACCGCTTCGACCTTCGCATGACGTCCAAAATCAACGGGCAACTTATCTGCGACGGGAACTTCAAAACCATACACTACACCTTCGGGCAGATGATCGAACGGGCGTCGGAGAATGGCGTGACGCTGTACCCCGGCGATATACTTGGTTCGGGCACTGTCGGTTGGGGCAGCTTGATCGAGACCAACTTCACGGCTCACCGGCCGCTGGAACCCGGCGACGAAGTGGAATTCGAGATTGAAGGCATCGGTATTCTGAAAAACATGGTAATCTGA
- a CDS encoding Catechol 2,3-dioxygenase (PFAM: Glyoxalase/bleomycin resistance protein/dioxygenase~KEGG: bja:blr3819 metapyrocatechase), with protein sequence MAKNPHYLSQLAHLELFSPNVEQTVAFLTNIVGLDETGRDDTSVYLRAWGDYFHHTLKITYRAEPGLATLGWRADSEEALAEVVAYLESIGAGIGWVDADPGRGRAYRFQSPDGHTHEVFWDVVWLRESGNRGSIYADRYASNRRVGVNPRRFDHVTYMVAKFQYGKEKAFWKGLGLKNPDEVRISDEIPPVGGLWTIGNLSHDVAIFTDPNIGPGEGVFNHVAFNFDSREEVLLALDYFTEKGFKSVMGAPTRHKADEGFFIYITDPGSGILFEFYACARLIFAPDHGPDLHYLKDNPNDAWGHANPFAEMGKGHKLGLTDGVVKPVDI encoded by the coding sequence ATGGCAAAGAACCCACACTACCTTTCCCAACTGGCGCATCTGGAACTATTCAGCCCAAACGTAGAGCAAACCGTCGCCTTTCTGACCAACATTGTTGGCCTCGACGAAACCGGGCGCGATGATACATCCGTCTACCTCCGCGCCTGGGGCGATTATTTTCACCACACGCTAAAGATTACCTATCGGGCAGAGCCCGGCCTGGCTACGCTGGGCTGGCGGGCCGACAGCGAAGAGGCATTGGCTGAGGTCGTAGCCTACCTCGAAAGCATTGGCGCGGGCATCGGCTGGGTAGACGCTGACCCAGGCCGGGGAAGAGCCTACCGGTTTCAATCGCCGGATGGGCATACCCACGAAGTGTTCTGGGACGTGGTCTGGCTGCGCGAATCGGGAAATCGGGGCAGTATTTATGCCGACCGCTATGCCAGTAACCGCCGGGTAGGTGTTAACCCCCGCCGATTCGACCACGTTACGTACATGGTGGCCAAATTTCAATACGGAAAAGAAAAGGCGTTCTGGAAAGGGTTGGGCCTGAAAAACCCGGACGAAGTACGTATTTCGGACGAAATTCCACCTGTTGGGGGGCTCTGGACCATCGGTAATCTATCGCATGATGTAGCCATATTTACCGACCCCAACATCGGACCGGGCGAGGGCGTCTTCAACCACGTAGCCTTCAACTTCGATAGCCGCGAAGAGGTGCTGCTAGCCCTCGATTACTTCACCGAAAAAGGCTTTAAGAGCGTGATGGGGGCACCCACGCGTCACAAAGCCGACGAGGGGTTCTTCATCTACATCACCGACCCCGGCAGCGGCATCCTGTTCGAGTTCTACGCCTGTGCCCGCCTGATTTTCGCCCCGGACCACGGCCCGGACCTACATTACCTGAAAGACAATCCAAACGATGCCTGGGGTCACGCCAACCCCTTCGCCGAAATGGGCAAAGGCCACAAACTGGGCCTAACCGATGGAGTCGTTAAACCGGTAGACATTTAA
- a CDS encoding XisI protein (PFAM: XisI protein): protein MNNKIETHQQIVMSILNEYAAIKPAHVLDVDNQVIADYHNNHFQLVRLGWDEEEDFIYHLIFHFDIKPDGKVWIQANWTDIDIATELMERGVEKSDIVIGFQPPSHRQYTGYAVA, encoded by the coding sequence ATGAACAACAAGATTGAAACGCACCAGCAAATCGTGATGTCAATTCTCAATGAATATGCTGCTATCAAACCAGCTCATGTACTGGATGTTGACAATCAAGTTATTGCTGATTATCACAATAATCACTTTCAATTAGTCCGGTTGGGATGGGATGAAGAAGAGGACTTCATTTATCATCTTATATTCCATTTTGACATTAAGCCTGATGGTAAAGTATGGATACAGGCCAACTGGACTGACATTGACATTGCTACTGAGCTAATGGAGCGTGGGGTCGAAAAGTCAGACATTGTTATCGGTTTTCAACCCCCGTCCCACCGCCAGTACACAGGTTATGCCGTGGCCTGA
- a CDS encoding cyclase family protein (PFAM: cyclase family protein~KEGG: dol:Dole_1641 cyclase family protein) — MKLIDLSVTISPAIKEPLPFSIAYENHKEGAQNMGPKLLGGLQADDLFMEGNALAGEVITLTGHAGTHVDAPWHYFPTTAGKPARTIEQMPLDWFYHDGVVLDFTDKPDAYCFTVDDVKEKLANIGYTLKPFDIVLIRCDADKRLHQDDYVRIHVGASAEATHWLIDQGIRVMGTDGWGWDPPLFTQIAEYHRNPREGVIWAAHYVGREKEYCQIEKLANLDQLPPFGFKVSCFPIKIEGGSGGWTRAVAFVDEP, encoded by the coding sequence ATGAAACTAATTGACCTTTCGGTGACGATCTCACCCGCTATAAAAGAGCCGTTACCCTTTTCCATTGCCTACGAGAACCACAAGGAAGGGGCGCAGAATATGGGACCGAAGCTGCTGGGTGGCTTACAGGCCGACGATCTTTTTATGGAAGGAAATGCCCTGGCCGGTGAGGTCATCACGCTGACGGGTCATGCCGGTACGCACGTCGATGCGCCATGGCATTACTTCCCGACAACGGCGGGGAAACCTGCCCGCACCATCGAACAGATGCCGCTGGACTGGTTTTACCACGATGGTGTCGTGCTCGACTTCACCGACAAACCCGACGCCTATTGCTTCACGGTTGACGATGTAAAAGAGAAATTGGCCAATATAGGCTACACGCTCAAACCGTTCGATATTGTCCTGATCCGCTGCGATGCCGACAAGCGACTGCACCAGGACGATTATGTTCGTATCCATGTCGGAGCCTCGGCCGAAGCGACTCACTGGCTCATCGACCAGGGTATTCGGGTAATGGGTACCGATGGCTGGGGCTGGGACCCACCGCTGTTTACTCAGATCGCCGAATATCACCGCAACCCGCGCGAAGGGGTTATCTGGGCCGCGCACTACGTCGGCCGGGAGAAAGAGTATTGCCAAATTGAAAAGCTCGCGAATCTGGACCAGTTGCCTCCATTTGGGTTCAAAGTGTCGTGCTTCCCTATAAAGATCGAAGGCGGAAGCGGAGGCTGGACCCGCGCCGTGGCCTTCGTCGATGAACCGTAA